In a single window of the Candidatus Neomarinimicrobiota bacterium genome:
- the nrdR gene encoding transcriptional regulator NrdR, whose product MNCPQCRHGDTRVIDSRHTQDGRAIRRRRECGGCSFRFTTYEYVETQPLLVIKSNQQREPFAREKILKSIAVACSKRPVNSAQMNQAVDLIIQDVNTFGSSEVYAKDIGELVMKHLKDLDEIAYVRFASVYRKFEDVQEFRAELDDI is encoded by the coding sequence ATGAATTGTCCTCAATGTCGACACGGTGATACACGGGTTATTGATTCCCGGCACACCCAGGATGGTCGGGCAATTAGGCGACGTCGCGAGTGTGGTGGCTGTTCCTTTCGTTTCACTACTTATGAATATGTTGAGACACAACCCCTATTGGTTATCAAAAGCAATCAGCAACGGGAACCCTTCGCGCGCGAAAAGATCTTAAAAAGTATTGCCGTTGCCTGTAGCAAGCGACCTGTGAATAGTGCACAGATGAATCAAGCTGTGGATCTCATCATTCAGGACGTGAACACCTTCGGGTCGTCTGAAGTTTACGCAAAGGATATCGGGGAACTGGTTATGAAGCATCTCAAAGACTTGGACGAGATCGCATACGTAAGATTTGCAAGTGTGTATCGAAAATTTGAAGATGTACAAGAGTTCAGGGCTGAATTGGATGATATATAG
- a CDS encoding ATP-binding cassette domain-containing protein: protein MIEIQNLHKSFSDLVVLNGVSMQVQDGQSVVVMGKSGTGKSVLLKLITRLLYPDSGKILIDDADLGSLKGKALDDTRLKFGMLFQSAALFDSLNISDNVGIGLRAYNRYSESEIQKITLESLERVGLLDVGQKYPAQLSGGMRKRVGLARVVAMQPKYILYDEPTTGLDPVTSAQIAKLIKEMQKDLKVTSIIVTHDIPTGFFLADQIVLLDNGNFSFTGSVKEMKKSSLRSVQDFISGYKEAADLNHR, encoded by the coding sequence ATGATCGAAATACAAAATCTGCATAAATCCTTCAGCGACCTGGTCGTTTTGAATGGCGTTAGTATGCAGGTACAGGATGGGCAAAGCGTTGTTGTCATGGGGAAGAGCGGCACTGGTAAAAGTGTTCTACTGAAGCTCATCACTCGGCTTTTGTACCCGGATTCTGGTAAGATTCTTATTGATGATGCAGACCTTGGGTCGCTCAAAGGAAAGGCGTTGGATGACACCCGCCTGAAATTTGGCATGTTGTTTCAATCTGCTGCCCTTTTCGACAGTTTGAATATCAGTGACAATGTAGGGATCGGTTTGCGAGCTTATAATCGTTATTCTGAATCAGAGATACAAAAAATTACACTGGAAAGCCTTGAAAGGGTCGGCTTATTAGATGTTGGCCAAAAATATCCAGCACAATTAAGCGGGGGTATGCGAAAACGGGTTGGCTTGGCTCGGGTCGTGGCTATGCAACCAAAATACATCCTGTACGATGAGCCAACTACAGGACTCGACCCGGTAACCAGCGCCCAGATCGCCAAACTCATCAAAGAGATGCAAAAGGATCTGAAAGTGACCAGTATTATCGTAACTCATGATATTCCAACAGGGTTTTTTCTGGCAGATCAGATAGTTTTGTTGGATAATGGGAACTTTTCCTTCACTGGGAGCGTCAAAGAGATGAAAAAATCATCATTGAGATCAGTACAGGATTTCATTAGTGGTTACAAAGAAGCAGCAGATTTGAATCATAGGTAA
- a CDS encoding PorV/PorQ family protein: MRAHKFINLVIGGLLLLSLGYSQSALFLLIAPGARAGGMGEAQVALADDSYATYWNPAGLGFQTGYELSGMHVNWLPGLVDDMYYDFIAGIAPVENLGVFGAHVIYLNAGEQTYTDANGVELGTFLTYFSSGALSYSTLITENSSIGFNFKILHQHLTDSFVTVEEEETKGTATNFGFDVGYLSKDYFGGKMDFGAMIANLGPKVIFNDEEQADPMPTNLKLGFNLKAYESSYNRLNIVYDVNKLLVGEYASMDWDEDGLIGGYDNTGSVNESGDYNADGQKEIAHTDSWWQGIFTSFLDDWYLGGDRDMDGDRRIGGWEIANGDTTISASGAFNEKGQKELGTAAERSPSAEFEALIHSIGVEYWYNNMFAIRAGYYYDAEGKITTPTVGAGLRYSNYGFDFGYTVAEETHPLNNTMRFSLLLKF; the protein is encoded by the coding sequence ATGAGAGCACATAAATTTATAAACCTGGTAATCGGAGGTCTTTTACTCCTGTCCCTGGGATATTCACAATCTGCATTGTTCCTTTTGATCGCACCAGGAGCTCGAGCCGGTGGCATGGGAGAGGCTCAAGTCGCTTTGGCTGATGATTCCTACGCAACGTATTGGAATCCAGCTGGTTTAGGATTTCAGACTGGTTACGAGTTGTCTGGTATGCATGTAAATTGGCTACCTGGTCTGGTGGACGACATGTACTATGATTTTATTGCCGGTATTGCTCCAGTGGAAAACCTGGGCGTGTTTGGCGCACATGTTATCTACCTCAATGCAGGTGAACAAACATACACAGATGCCAATGGTGTTGAGTTGGGAACCTTTCTGACCTATTTCTCTTCAGGAGCTCTTAGTTACAGTACCTTGATCACTGAGAACTCCAGTATTGGTTTCAATTTTAAGATTCTCCATCAGCACCTGACAGACTCGTTTGTGACTGTGGAAGAAGAGGAGACCAAGGGAACTGCCACTAACTTTGGCTTCGATGTCGGCTATCTCAGTAAAGACTATTTTGGAGGAAAGATGGACTTCGGTGCCATGATCGCCAACCTGGGTCCCAAAGTTATCTTCAATGATGAAGAACAGGCTGACCCCATGCCAACAAATCTTAAATTGGGTTTCAATCTGAAAGCCTATGAAAGCTCCTATAATCGTCTGAACATCGTCTATGATGTAAATAAATTGCTGGTTGGTGAATACGCTTCAATGGATTGGGATGAAGATGGTCTGATCGGGGGCTATGACAATACCGGTTCTGTAAATGAATCAGGTGATTATAATGCTGATGGACAAAAAGAGATCGCCCATACTGATTCATGGTGGCAGGGTATATTTACCTCCTTTTTGGATGACTGGTATCTTGGTGGTGATCGTGATATGGATGGTGACCGCAGGATCGGGGGTTGGGAAATTGCTAATGGCGATACAACCATAAGTGCATCAGGTGCTTTTAACGAAAAAGGCCAAAAGGAATTGGGCACAGCTGCTGAGAGATCTCCTTCAGCTGAATTTGAAGCGCTTATTCATAGCATCGGGGTCGAATACTGGTATAATAACATGTTTGCCATCCGCGCAGGTTATTACTACGATGCAGAAGGTAAGATCACTACACCTACTGTAGGTGCCGGACTGCGTTACAGCAACTATGGTTTTGATTTTGGCTATACTGTGGCAGAGGAAACCCATCCCTTGAACAATACGATGCGGTTTTCACTATTGCTTAAATTCTAG
- a CDS encoding T9SS type A sorting domain-containing protein: MNKCKKLMVSRLMAVVTLTFILTISVSAESLKVAVIRVAFQTDVSPATTGDGSFVLEDTSGLNCSDWSLDPPPHNRIYFEDHLLAADNYWQRVSDGHVNIDLANSTVFPQGENDSYLLPHDMLFYHPYLTDFNETAKLFELSRDAIALADNDIDFSIYTTIILVHAGMGGDFAFALDPTPGNIPSAYLAQSDFIEYGALTTDEGDLDDLIIIPESQNFLQYRETRSLFAEAEDPCFYQVALNGTIALMLGFHLELPPLYNTETGRSLVGGFALMDQGSNNFHGVVPAYPDPYTRIKKGWVNAEPKYVGDDVVLNQNDAPIRVSISENEYFLIENRQRNLHEPSDMIQWIDGPGFDTVSVTLSAGGVVLRVDEQNAGLPGNGLNIWHVDETAWFSDENPNGGAIQLVDFEEADGAQDMGFQTQLLFADYLETGWWFDPWFAGNAGWFHLNRHQDVIGDSLLNFSSTTFPSTQANDGTPSHLRIENISDNGLSMSFSVASDRMLNLNNPGAIIGWGDASQTLWTLNSDSSELIELHFFNGAISYVTNLLVTPDQIFEGSIDSVLNYRYPWIITNLANGTRFRNIETGSSRNFWSIVAPYEISVAGTRVSFFATQDNSEVLVKWDSHSGTSTSEVLVSPRAKFTTTAGTQIYIGDPNSKPAPVGLTHSDHIELRGDPPDELDVITWSSSAEALRINHLPGSEQDDLEVQRPDHIVPLDVDTDGSYEIALFYQNSVKIINQAGVAWNGSPFSVEAYRGNPLITPLIGNGATIFLRHQASYSIYTLDGQLLDSGVLPTMDYSVENSTGINQEGIVYILSGDDLLFVKPEEIQENSQFWTDPYGRQQGDRIVVLSGSPVTDPPVMKRESVYNYPNPVKGSSTTIRAWIGAVDNWTIEIFSLSGSQISYVDLDVKQQNSYNEWVWDASAASNGVFLAQISAGDQAEIIKIAIIR; encoded by the coding sequence TTGAACAAGTGTAAGAAATTAATGGTCTCAAGGTTGATGGCCGTTGTCACATTGACTTTCATATTAACGATCTCAGTTTCAGCTGAATCACTGAAAGTCGCTGTTATTCGAGTTGCTTTCCAAACTGATGTATCACCCGCGACTACTGGAGATGGATCCTTTGTACTTGAAGATACGTCCGGTCTGAATTGTTCAGATTGGTCCCTTGACCCGCCTCCCCATAACCGAATCTATTTTGAAGACCACTTACTGGCAGCCGATAACTACTGGCAGCGAGTGAGTGATGGTCATGTAAATATTGATTTGGCAAATTCAACGGTTTTTCCCCAGGGTGAGAATGATAGTTACCTGCTGCCCCACGATATGCTGTTCTATCATCCATATCTAACCGATTTTAATGAAACCGCTAAATTGTTCGAATTAAGCCGTGATGCCATCGCCTTGGCTGACAACGATATTGATTTTAGCATATATACAACCATCATACTGGTGCATGCCGGGATGGGTGGTGATTTTGCATTTGCGCTTGATCCTACGCCTGGAAACATTCCTTCAGCCTATTTAGCACAGTCAGATTTCATTGAGTATGGAGCGCTTACTACGGATGAGGGAGACTTGGACGATCTGATCATCATCCCTGAATCTCAAAACTTTTTACAGTACCGGGAAACCAGAAGTTTATTTGCCGAAGCCGAGGATCCTTGCTTTTACCAGGTTGCGTTGAATGGTACTATTGCACTTATGTTGGGCTTCCACCTCGAGTTGCCACCCCTTTATAATACAGAGACCGGTCGTTCGCTGGTTGGTGGCTTTGCGTTAATGGATCAGGGCTCAAACAATTTCCATGGCGTGGTTCCAGCCTATCCAGACCCCTACACACGGATCAAGAAAGGCTGGGTAAACGCAGAACCCAAATATGTTGGTGATGATGTAGTGCTGAACCAAAATGATGCACCGATCCGGGTTTCAATCTCGGAAAATGAATATTTCTTGATTGAAAATCGTCAAAGAAACCTACATGAACCCAGCGATATGATCCAGTGGATCGATGGTCCCGGATTTGACACGGTTTCAGTTACTCTAAGCGCAGGTGGAGTTGTTCTGCGTGTTGATGAACAGAATGCCGGTTTACCTGGCAATGGTCTCAATATCTGGCACGTGGATGAAACTGCCTGGTTCAGTGATGAGAACCCCAACGGAGGTGCCATCCAGCTGGTTGATTTTGAAGAGGCTGACGGTGCCCAGGACATGGGATTCCAAACTCAGCTTCTTTTTGCAGATTATCTGGAGACCGGGTGGTGGTTTGACCCCTGGTTTGCCGGGAATGCTGGCTGGTTTCACCTGAATCGTCATCAGGATGTCATCGGGGACAGTCTGCTAAATTTCAGTTCCACTACCTTTCCTTCTACACAAGCCAATGACGGTACCCCCAGTCATCTCAGGATCGAGAATATCTCCGACAATGGGTTAAGCATGAGTTTCTCAGTTGCATCAGATCGCATGTTGAATTTGAACAACCCGGGCGCAATTATTGGGTGGGGAGACGCTTCCCAGACTCTGTGGACCTTAAATTCAGACTCAAGCGAGTTGATCGAACTTCATTTTTTTAATGGTGCTATCAGCTATGTCACAAATCTGTTGGTAACCCCGGATCAAATATTTGAAGGTAGCATAGATAGTGTACTGAATTACAGATATCCATGGATTATTACCAACTTGGCGAATGGTACCAGATTCAGGAATATTGAAACAGGGTCCAGTCGAAATTTCTGGTCGATTGTTGCTCCATACGAGATATCCGTTGCAGGGACACGAGTGAGTTTCTTTGCTACTCAAGATAATTCAGAGGTACTGGTGAAATGGGATTCGCACTCTGGAACCAGCACTTCAGAGGTTCTGGTCAGTCCCAGGGCCAAATTTACAACAACTGCAGGTACTCAGATTTATATTGGGGATCCAAATTCTAAACCTGCCCCTGTGGGGTTAACCCATTCTGACCATATCGAATTACGGGGAGATCCTCCGGATGAGCTGGATGTGATCACCTGGTCATCGTCAGCGGAGGCCCTGAGGATAAATCATCTACCGGGTTCGGAGCAGGATGATCTGGAGGTACAGCGACCAGATCATATCGTCCCACTTGACGTTGATACCGATGGTTCATATGAAATTGCCCTGTTTTATCAAAATTCCGTCAAAATCATTAATCAAGCAGGGGTGGCCTGGAATGGCAGCCCATTCTCAGTGGAAGCCTATCGGGGTAACCCTCTGATCACTCCACTGATCGGTAATGGGGCAACGATCTTTCTACGACACCAGGCTAGCTACAGTATTTATACATTGGATGGCCAGCTACTGGATAGCGGTGTTTTACCGACTATGGACTACTCCGTTGAGAATTCTACAGGAATCAACCAAGAGGGGATAGTCTATATACTTTCAGGTGATGATCTGCTTTTTGTTAAACCGGAGGAAATCCAGGAGAACTCACAATTTTGGACAGACCCCTACGGCCGTCAACAAGGTGATCGAATCGTTGTTTTGTCTGGTTCACCTGTTACTGATCCACCGGTAATGAAAAGAGAATCTGTTTACAATTATCCAAATCCGGTAAAGGGGAGCAGCACTACGATTCGAGCATGGATCGGAGCTGTTGACAATTGGACTATTGAGATCTTCTCACTCAGTGGATCTCAGATCAGTTATGTTGATCTGGACGTAAAGCAGCAGAACTCCTACAATGAATGGGTCTGGGACGCTTCTGCGGCCTCCAATGGCGTGTTTCTGGCGCAAATAAGTGCCGGTGATCAAGCTGAGATCATCAAGATCGCTATTATTCGATGA
- the bamD gene encoding outer membrane protein assembly factor BamD, whose translation MTNRVTRNIYSIALVLFIGVSLQFCASQKEDLKAGDIAATFQSGMTYLEKENFIKAEETFTFIVYNDPAGAYADDAQFYLAETYYLREEYLLAISEYDRLIHRMKNSSFVEDAFWRKTEAYCELSPDFRLERDMTDKALKYLYDFMEIYPNSSYRPDAEALVLEMRGKLARKLIESAKLYDTLREYESAVFYYDSIIEQYSDTKLYAAARLGKAGDMVALERWDEARELMNSIAIDGRQDLNQKETLRLRTLGKKVLEVTSSSGN comes from the coding sequence TTGACCAACCGAGTTACCAGAAACATATATAGCATCGCCCTGGTTCTGTTTATCGGGGTATCGCTTCAGTTTTGCGCTTCTCAAAAAGAGGACCTCAAAGCAGGCGACATAGCAGCAACTTTCCAGAGTGGAATGACCTATCTGGAAAAAGAAAATTTCATCAAAGCTGAAGAAACCTTTACTTTTATCGTTTATAACGATCCTGCTGGAGCTTATGCTGATGATGCCCAGTTCTACCTGGCTGAAACCTATTATTTAAGAGAAGAATATCTACTGGCCATCAGCGAGTATGATCGGCTGATACATCGTATGAAAAATTCCAGCTTTGTGGAAGATGCATTCTGGCGAAAAACCGAAGCGTATTGCGAGCTGTCACCTGATTTTAGACTGGAACGTGACATGACGGATAAAGCGCTGAAATATTTATATGATTTCATGGAAATATACCCCAACAGCAGTTATCGTCCTGATGCGGAAGCTTTGGTTCTTGAGATGCGTGGGAAATTGGCTCGAAAATTAATAGAATCTGCCAAACTCTATGATACGCTTCGTGAATATGAATCGGCTGTATTTTACTATGATAGTATTATCGAACAATATTCTGATACAAAACTCTACGCAGCTGCCCGTCTGGGCAAGGCCGGTGATATGGTAGCCTTGGAACGTTGGGATGAAGCGCGGGAACTGATGAACTCGATTGCCATCGATGGTCGTCAGGATCTGAACCAAAAAGAAACCCTTAGACTACGTACTTTAGGAAAAAAAGTGCTTGAAGTAACGTCATCTTCAGGGAATTGA
- the nadD gene encoding nicotinate-nucleotide adenylyltransferase, translating into MKLCLFGGTFDPPHNAHFIIAEAIRESLDLNKIVFIPSYKPPHKFAVLPVTPVEHRIAMLRLCIDDLEQFEFSDIELKRGGVSYTIETILEMKQKHGIKTENLHFLIGSDSLAEFKSWYRWKEILNESQVIVARRPRFEAADIDADLLEQVTFLNLPRMEISSTEIRDRFNSDRMTRFYVPAVVSEYIKKNKLYGSR; encoded by the coding sequence GTGAAGCTGTGTCTCTTTGGCGGGACATTTGATCCGCCCCACAATGCTCACTTTATCATTGCTGAGGCTATTCGTGAATCACTTGATCTGAATAAGATCGTTTTCATCCCTTCTTACAAGCCACCCCATAAATTTGCGGTTTTACCTGTAACACCTGTTGAGCACCGGATCGCCATGCTAAGATTGTGTATTGATGATCTGGAACAATTTGAATTCTCTGATATCGAGCTCAAGCGTGGCGGTGTGTCTTACACCATCGAAACTATTCTTGAGATGAAACAAAAACACGGGATCAAAACAGAAAATCTTCACTTCCTGATCGGTAGTGATAGCCTGGCAGAATTCAAGTCGTGGTATCGCTGGAAAGAGATACTTAACGAGAGCCAGGTAATTGTTGCTCGCAGACCCCGTTTCGAAGCAGCCGATATTGATGCAGACCTTCTGGAACAAGTCACTTTCCTGAACCTGCCCCGCATGGAGATCTCCAGTACCGAGATTCGTGACCGTTTTAATTCAGACCGGATGACACGTTTTTATGTTCCTGCTGTCGTTTCCGAGTATATTAAAAAAAATAAACTCTACGGATCACGATAA
- a CDS encoding calcium/sodium antiporter translates to MDALINSIGMGGNSVIIAISAALLFFGAEWLVRGGSRLAQQFGVKPMIIGLTIVAFGTSMPEFIVSLVANVWQDSSTIAMGNIIGSNITNIGLILGLSGLIFPITLHFSKIVKGLIFLFVISLLLYGFSLDGAITRGEGGIMVLILVAYIVYLYRHPQEAPEEILDDDPGISYKNVALVVAGSLALSLGAWLFVKSAVWIADEFQIPKMVIGLTIVAVGTSLPELATSLVAALRKHGEISVGNIIGSNIFNILFIMGGVGFIKPLVVLESRVIDGQAVQIFPHVQYILMMLFGLILIPLGLRHRIGRFTGTILVSGYIGFYIYLFFGRAG, encoded by the coding sequence ATGGATGCATTGATCAATTCAATCGGCATGGGGGGGAACAGCGTTATCATTGCGATCAGCGCCGCACTACTTTTTTTTGGTGCTGAATGGTTGGTCAGAGGCGGTAGTCGTTTAGCCCAGCAATTTGGAGTCAAACCGATGATCATCGGTTTAACAATCGTTGCGTTTGGGACGTCAATGCCAGAATTCATTGTTAGTCTTGTTGCTAACGTCTGGCAGGATTCTTCCACAATTGCCATGGGCAATATTATCGGCAGCAATATTACCAACATTGGACTGATCCTGGGGCTTTCTGGTTTGATCTTTCCCATCACTCTGCATTTCAGTAAGATAGTTAAGGGTTTGATATTTCTATTTGTAATTAGTCTGCTTTTGTATGGCTTTTCGCTGGATGGAGCCATCACCCGGGGTGAGGGTGGGATCATGGTGTTGATCCTTGTAGCTTACATCGTTTACCTCTACAGACATCCACAGGAAGCTCCCGAAGAAATATTGGATGATGATCCGGGAATATCTTATAAGAATGTCGCGCTTGTAGTGGCTGGTAGTTTGGCCCTTTCACTTGGAGCCTGGTTATTTGTCAAGAGTGCGGTCTGGATCGCTGATGAATTCCAGATACCTAAAATGGTGATCGGCTTGACCATCGTTGCAGTGGGGACCAGCTTACCAGAACTGGCGACTTCATTGGTGGCTGCTCTTCGCAAACATGGTGAGATTTCAGTTGGTAACATTATTGGCAGCAATATCTTCAACATCCTGTTTATTATGGGCGGTGTGGGATTTATTAAACCCCTGGTCGTTCTTGAATCCAGGGTCATTGATGGTCAGGCCGTTCAAATATTTCCCCATGTCCAATACATCCTCATGATGTTATTTGGTCTTATACTCATTCCCTTGGGTTTAAGGCATCGAATAGGTCGTTTTACCGGTACGATTCTGGTTTCAGGATACATC